A single genomic interval of Pyrus communis chromosome 5, drPyrComm1.1, whole genome shotgun sequence harbors:
- the LOC137734224 gene encoding UPF0481 protein At3g47200-like, producing the protein MEENMEATPQIDHIKPAECRHDSEAIANGGPCIHRIPNKLRKVNEAAYTPQLLSIGPFHHGNPKLLDMEGHKKRYYENFLRRCSKSEATLTSFIEARQKNILQCYAGAIELATFNIVDVILVDACFIIELFLANFEKIQNEYLFGSPWLRKAVEQDLILFENQLPYSVLLELYDFANPASSISIPREEQAQKVDEVCSHHLGDSGAISVLEAPSVDNFLELTCQFFKDHSKGKSVRKGVQPKHFTDLVRYFLSPDETMTWRDDSSRTPIKNIYNIRQLTASGVKFVPILEDPSYVIRDETNKVKFHLGTGHMDLKITQFCVKYETECIVRNVMALEQFVYPFNTCICNYFLLMDQLVDIMEDVDLLVKNKVIVNLLGSNEAVTKLINGLCVNIMEEQSCRYADICRQLNEHYENRWNRTLATMRQVYFRDLWTASSTLVALLILFFTTFGFIKSIRDGI; encoded by the coding sequence ACTCCTCAAATTGATCACATCAAACCAGCTGAATGTCGTCATGATTCCGAGGCCATTGCGAACGGTGGGCCTTGTATCCACAGGATTCCCAACAAACTTCGCAAAGTGAATGAAGCAGCATACACTCCTCAATTACTTTCAATAGGACCTTTTCACCATGGCAATCCAAAACTCCTGGACATGGAAGGCCACAAGAAAAGGTactatgaaaattttctccgaCGTTGCTCCAAGAGTGAGGCTACACTAACAAGTTTTATTGAGGCGCGCCAAAAAAACATTCTTCAGTGTTATGCAGGGGCAATTGAGCTTGCCACATTCAACATTGTGGACGTAATTCTAGTGGATGCCTGCTTCATCATTGAGCTGTTCTTGGCAAACTTCGAAAAGATACAAAATGAGTACTTATTTGGATCACCATGGCTAAGAAAAGCGGTAGAGCAGGACCTGATTCTGTTTGAAAATCAGCTTCCATATTCAGTTCTTCTAGAGCTGTATGACTTTGCCAATCCggcctcttccatttccattccCCGGGAAGAACAAGCACAAAAAGTTGATGAAGTCTGTAGCCATCACCTTGGTGATTCTGGAGCAATCAGTGTACTCGAAGCTCCATCCGTTGATAACTTTCTTGAGCTTACCTGTCAGTTCTTTAAAGATCACAGCAAGGGAAAATCAGTCAGAAAAGGAGTACAACCGAAACACTTCACTGATTTGGTAAGATATTTTTTAAGTCCAGATGAAACAATGACCTGGAGAGATGACAGTAGCAGGACccctataaaaaatatatataatatcagACAGCTGACTGCCTCCGGGGTGAAATTTGTGCCCATACTTGAAGATCCAAGCTATGTCATAAGAGACGAGACTAATAAGGTGAAGTTCCACTTAGGTACTGGACATATGGACCTGAAGATCACACAATTTTGTGTGAAGTACGAGACAGAATGCATTGTCCGAAACGTCATGGCCTTGGAGCAGTTTGTGTATCCATTCAACACTTGCATCTGCAATTACTTTCTGCTAATGGATCAACTTGTGGACATTATGGAAGACGTTGATTTGCTGGTCAAAAACAAAGTCATTGTCAACTTGCTCGGAAGCAATGAAGCTGTGACAAAGCTGATCAACGGACTTTGTGTTAACATTATGGAAGAACAATCGTGTCGATATGCTGATATATGTAGACAACTTAATGAGCACTATGAGAATCGTTGGAACCGTACTCTGGCAACCATGAGGCAAGTTTACTTCAGGGATCTTTGGACAGCTAGTTCAACTTTGGTTGCACTTCTTATCCTGTTTTTCACAACCTTTGGATTCATTAAGTCCATCAGAGACGGTATTTAG